The nucleotide window TTGCGAGCGGTCAGATCTGGATCTTCTTAAACTAGACTATCCGGGCCACTCCACAAGGCTCTTGCCCGTTCTAAACTGCAGAGAGAAGGACGATATTCATCCGTTATCTCATAAAAGCCAAGAGTCCATTCTGTCAAGTGCCGCAGCTCGACCAGCCCAGGTATTCAGGTGGCTCATCGAAAGAAGGACCACTCGTAAGTCGAGAAGCTCACTAGGCATACTGGGAATAACGACCAGGTGACTGAGGCACGGCAATCGTGATACTAGATGATACCACAAGCTTCTTCATTTTGCTATGACTTCGTACCGTGGCCCGGTTGTTTCGGATCCAGCAGCACGGAGATGATAACTGTAACTAGATGGTTCCATTGATTTGGTATTTTTGACAGGAACACTCCAACCAGGTACGGATGGCTTCTGATCCAAATCAGACCGCGTAATGACCACACAATTCTGTATGTATATGTCTGTATTATGGTGGTCTGATCCAAGTTCGCAACCGAGGAGCGGGGGGGTGGCTGGCTACAACCAGGGGGGAGGGGGCCGCAAGCCTGTAGCCCACCCAACGAAAATGTATGCCACGCCTGGGAAAAGAGGACCCTGGGCTAAAGGGATTCATGTTGGATGCTGAAGCTAAGACGTTTCGAGGGAATTGGGGACTAATGAAGCCGGATGTGGTTGTTGGCCGTTGAGCTGATATGTCGTTTTGGGGGGGCGTCGTTAGGATTGAACATGACGGACGGGAAAGACAACGGTTTTTTGTGGGCTAAACCATGTCCATCTATCGCTGCCGTCTTCGTGGCGGTAATCTTTTTTAGCCCTTTCGTTCGACGTCACTGTTTCTGGGCTTTGTTTCCTCTTTTCGGCGGTGACATCTTTTTTTGATGGCGCTGAGTTTGCTGCAGAGTGTGAACAACTCGTGCTCGTCGACCGAGATAGTGCAGACAAGTCGTTGGTCGAAAGCCAACGTCGCTTCCGAAAGGAAAAGGAATACAATCCCCCTTCACCCTATGCAAAGTGCAGTTAGCCCGGAGCTGCTTCTCCTCTTGTGAAACAGACAATCGATTATGTAGTGGCAGGGCTTGCATAATAGTTTGTGTGGCTTGCTCAGCCCTGGCAATTCATATCGAAATGTTGTATAGCTCATATTCAGCCCTGATCTACGTTCGGCCGCGAGTAAGTTGCCTTGTGAAGAAAGTTTCTTGGGATGGATCAAATACAGGCGGAATTAGTCAACCGTATGAAACAGAGGAAAGCGTCATTTCGGAAGGCAGCCGCACTTTCCTAGGACAACGAATGGACTGGATGCCACAGACAGATACTGTGCCTAGGAAACTGCCAACCCTGCGCCTGCCCTGTCCTGCACGGGGAGTAAGGTGTTTGGGAAGGTGCGACGCAGAACGGATACCTTCTTCATGCCAGGTATTACACGATGTGCGCGTTGTGTGTGGagctgatgaggaggaaggtTGGATGTAGTATAAGGTAACGGACAAGAGAATTGTAGTGTTAGTTACTTGATGGGAAACCGAAGGAATTGCTCGAAAAGACGACGGATTTATAGAGATCGTGACAGGTCGACCAACTTCCCTGCCACTTACACAGATTCAGTTCAGGTCGAGCAAGTCATAGTTACGTCTTAAACTCATGTAAGAAAACGTTTTCTATAACTCAAAAGCTTGTTCTGCAGAAGACAGCGATAGCGAGCGTTCCTAAGAACCCTCGAAGGGTCAGATCATGGATATTCGACCCAAACAAAACTCCTCTTTGACTGACGGGGCCTTCTGTTATAGGACCCAGGCATTATTTGTGATACCCTCCAGGCTCCATGCTCCAGGTACCCCTGATCCTCGGTTCTGCAGGCCGAGTAGCCGGTCGTTCAGGTTGTCAGAACCCTCTCGTGCATTATCGCTGACGGGACACAAATGTTCATCTGCAGTCTCCCATCCTTCACACGACAATTACATACACATTTCCAAGGTGACCCAACCAACGGCCCGGCCAATTCAATGCACTGACTCGGATACGGCCCCCCTTTGAACCCACGTCGGAGCCGGAGTGTGTGAGCTGTCACATACTAATGCGGTAATACCTGAAAATaatttttttctttttcatttATTGCGCTGTTACGCTGAACTTCGGCAGAAGCAAAACTTCGCTTACATCCCTGGCCCCGGCTGATCTGATCTTTGTCCAAACCTTAAACGACAAGGTCTTGGACCTTTGAATGGCACCTTTTTCTCTCCAAATATGCCCAATAATACGAGACTTGATTTTTACCCCTCGGATTTCGTTACTATTACCAGAAAGGGTAATTTCCATGACACCAAATCTTGGTGGATTGAGCTGATGAACATCACCACGATGCTTTGATATTAGATCACCTCCAACCTACCACTAACATGTAGGCATTGTAAGAGTTCTACGTACCTCAGCTTGCGGAACCTCAGTCTCTTAACCTGTCATCGCCGATCAAGGGCCACCCCTGATCGTCGGAGCCAAACCGAGAACGTTCAGCAACTATCCGTCTCCACCTATAGAATCAGCAAGACTCGCATTGGGTGTACAGGAACGCACACGAGAGTGCAGGATCGTGATCTACAGTAAGCAGCCAGCCTTCCGGAGAATATCCATCcatgttttcttttcttcagcAGAATTGTTAGCTACTGTACCTATTTACGTATTTGCCTTGGCACTCGTGGGAGCACTATAACAGAGACTGATACGATGGTAATTAGACTGTTCGTTGTAAAGCCGATGATAAGATTTTATGGGGGGGCTCTCTTGATAGTCGTCACTAGCTCCTTGCGGCTGACAAGTGACGGGGGGAATATAAATATACCCCTCTCCAGGTGACGAGAACAAGGAATACCCCAGATGGCTCGATCAATTACGAGCCTGTAGTAGATATATTACAGGCTAAAGGACATCCGAGGCTCTTTCAAATCGATGATTTATTATTGTGTGTTAATGAATAAACTTCCATAAAAAAGAAACTCAGACGTAAAGCATGCTTAAATTCATCTAGCCTCAATCGATCTAGTCTGGTCTACTATATGCCAATGCCATGGATGTCATGACCAATGCTCACCGCAAAGTTATTCTGAACATGAGTCGTGCAGAGAGACAGCTTGCTGACCAAACTGTCAAAGCGGAAATAATTGTAATTGGTAACAGTTACTACTACATGAACCCAGGTAGAGGTGTGAAATCGTCTTTCTAGCCCGAACGCCTTTGGTATCTCAGTCTCCAAGACTAAGAGTTTTCCCCAGTCCCGCTCCCATTAAACTGCTCACGTGTCTCACTTCAACGACACACACGCTCCGTAACCACATATGCCTATGCTACGTTTAAcctgtcttcttcttcttcttaggACGCTCCTCTTCGgcgtcctcgtcatcatcatcccgttcctcatcttcatctacATTGCTCTCGTCACTGCCTGAGCCAGAGCTCTCGTGGGCGCTGTCGTACTCCTCTGCTACATCGCTTTCGCTATCAGTTCGGAAGTCCTCATCCACgctctcctcatcctcgtcagCGGAGCCACGGTCGGCCTTCGCGGCAACTTCGTCCTCGGAGTCATCCATCTGCTGATCGAGGGCGGCAGCAAGGAGGTTGGCATCCTCATCAATCTCGTTCTTGACCCGCAgacccttgagcttgaagaaggTTTCAAGGGCCTTGAGGTCCTCACGGCTGATATTGCTGAACTGGGACGAGCCGGCACCATTCTTGAGAAGAACTGTGATGTCAAATGTCGACAGCGCTGAAACAGCTCCGCTGACACGCGAGAAAGTAACCGATTGTGTCTGCTCGTAGGCGATGTAGACAGCGGGCTTGGGCACAAACATGAATGCCTTCTCCAGACAGTAGAGGAAACCCTCGCTTGCTTTGATAGAGCACTTGATGCCATATTGGTTGCGGTGTCTGCACGCGAGTCAGTAATTTTATGATGCAGCAGAAAACAGGGGACGTACGTGATAAAGTCCTTGGCAGGGGATGAAATCTTTCTGTTACCTAGACCGCGGAAGATCTTGGCGACAACTTGGTGGAGAGGTTCCTCGTAATGAGGTTCCAGCTTGTCTTGGTACTTGCTCTTAAGCTCGTCCTCGTTCAAGTTAAGGTCAATAGTGACTTCCTCGTCCTTCTTAAATTGCATGACAACGAAAGGATATCGCGTTTGACCTTGACGTAGGGGCGGGTCCAGACCCATGACAAGCATGTAGTGCACCTCGTCAGGCTTTGGAAGTACCATGAActtcttgatggcctcgTATTGAATCTTGTAGTCGTAGGTTTTGCCTCGGAGTCGGAAAGAGGCTTCGTACATGTCGATATCGAAACGACCTCTATAGACAACGTATTAGCGTGCACACAAAAGAGGCAGAAAACTGGACATACCTGGGCGTGAGATGTAGGACATCCAGGAAAGTGGCGATAGTATCACCAGCAGTCTCACCAATCTCAGCCTTGTCAATCAGAGTCTCATAAAACAGAGTAGCGGCATTCTTTTCCTGCTCGTCGTTACCGGCATCACTGCCTGCGTCCTCTCCTTCAGCCTCCTTGCGGGTGGTAACACCAGGAATGTAGAATCGCATCTCGACAAGCTGATCTCGACCAGCGGCAGCCTTGGATCCTTTCGACCTGGCACCACCCAGCTGGGCATTAGCACCCGTATCAGGGAGTGCCATCTCTACAGCCACCTCGTTGCGGCCAGCGAGGTTGGTGTTTCCAATTTCCGAGTAGGCCAATTCGAATGCGGGTCGGTTTTGGACGCTGAATGTGAGTTCGGACTTGGAAAACTCGGCTTTGCCCCAGTTCCAGCCTCGTAGAGCATGCTCCTTGCTCTCAAGGACGGTGCTGTACCAGTTCTTGAACACCTTGGCAAGGCGGTCGTaatcttcttgttgaaagCCATCGAGCTGGATTATGCCGGACTTGGCGCGCTGTACAATCTTGATTTCATAGCCCTTGGCGGCGCGACTCCATTGTGCAGAGGCGATGTTGTTATGATCGAGGGTAAAGGTATCGCCGCCGCCCGCAGGCTTCCATCCAAAACCGGTCTCTGCGAATCTGCACTTTCCACTCTCCTTGGAGAGGTCCAAGTAGATGTTATCGAAGCTCTCGCTGTAATTTTGATGACTTTGTTAGCTAGCTGTTGCTGCGGCAATGCTTATGAGGGCCATCAAAGGATCGAGCAAGTACAAGATCTGTGACGAGTAGAAAAGGGGTAATTGTGAGAAATTACATACATAGCAGTCATTTCGGCGACTGATAGAAAGCTTTATATGTGCAGAAATATGCTGTGACAAGAAGATGTTGTCTTCCTTGTGAGGTGACGATGTGTTATGATGCAAGGCACGGTTTAGTCTGAAATTTGAGTGCACCCTCAGCCAAAGGTTCAGGTCGCGGTCGGCGCGCGTCTTCACGCGGCCACTATAAAATGCTCCACTTTTGTTATGTGTTACTCCAGGTCTCACTGGTTGAGTGCATTAACACAAAGACATAGATACCGAGACATGGAACCTTATAACACAGGTAGACAGCTTGAGGCCCAGGTTTGAAATGGTTATCAAATGAGAAAACTGAAATTCAATTACGCTGTGGCACCCACGTCTCTCTGTAAGTTCTTAGGTTTCTACTCACGGTAAGAACAGCCAAATTGCGGGTGACTACAAATAACTATCCATGATCAAGTCGAACTTGATAGGTCCTTAAGAACACCACGAGCTAATACTATGATATCTTTGTAAATATTGCGTAGAAATAGATAGAATGAGGTACACAATGTAGTTAGCATGTGAATTCAACCAAATCGACGAAATGGCAAGTCATCGCCGAGTCCTTAGGCCCCGTGCACTATTAGTTCCCCAACATTGCCTACGTCGGCCCCCCATGTGACTCTTTCTCCGGTCTCCAGTCTCCACTTCCAGCGATAACGTGCATAACATCATAGGCTTGATAACAGTCGCCGCCTTCATTCATCCATCTTCATGATCTACTAATATCAATACCTTTCTCTACTTTCCATCAACATACTCAACAAACTTCAATCCAAATCGTATATGCGTTTTCCCTTCTGCTCAGTAGGATGGTCAATACCGTCATGACAACAAATCGCCACTCCCGACTGTCGGGCTTTCGATGCGCCTCGACTGGCCGCGTAACCGCTGCCCTGTTGCTATCCTTCCTCGCcttctcgccatcatctGCTCACAATAACATCGGCGACCGATTTCACGACGACGTCCTATTACCTCCTGGGCCAGCACTTCCAGTATCGCCAGAAGTTCCTGCACCCGCTGAGCATACCTTCAGCCTTCGGCACATCTACCATCATGGCACACATCTCCACCCAGGCCTCCATCGGAAGCGAGATGTTTTTCATGACGAGTCAAGGGTCTACCTAGCTGCAGAAGACGAATATGGCGAATATGATGTCTCTCGATTAAAAGCCAAGAGCCGTTCCCAGACAATCCAGCGTCTAGTAGACCGAAGGCCATCTGTCGTCGACCCTATGGTTGCCGAGTCTCGGCAGAGAGGATATGCAGCCGTGCTTGATGCATCGGCATGGACTATGGATCAGGTTTCTTCACCCGATATCAAAGATAAGGACACTGTTTTGACTTTGGCTATTATGACGGCCAACGCGTATGTCAAGGATGAAACAGAAACCGATTGGGAAGATGTAGGAGAAAGATGGAACCGCAGCGCAGATTTCGGATGGGAGTCTGATGGTCTTCGCGGCCATATTTTTGTTGACGATACAAACTCGACTATTGTCATCGGATTAAAAGGCACGTCGATGGCTGTTTTTGATGGAGAAGGCACCACAACTAATGACAAGGTCAAcgacaacctcttcttcagctgctgttgTGCCCAACAAGGTCAGTGGACCTGGCATCAAGTCTGTGATTGTGCCACAGGCACGTATTCATGCAACAACACTTGTGTTGTCCAGGCTCTAAGGGAAGAGAATCGCTACTACGGCGCTGCCCGCGAACTATACTCAAATGTCACAGAACTCTATCCTGATGCGCAAGTCTGGCTTACAGGGCACTCGCTTGGTGGCGCCGTCACCTCGATGCTGGGTATGACATATGGTCTTCCCGTCGTCACATTTGAAGCCGTCCCAGAGGCGCTTCCAGCTTCCAGACTAGGTCTGCCCGTTCCTCCTGGTGCTAGTGCCGACTATCCCCAAATGCGCGAGAACACAGGCACATTCCATTTTGGTCACACCGCAGACCCTGTCTATATCGGAACATGCAATGGCGCAACAGCTTCTTGCACCTATGGTGGCTATGCTATGGAAAGCGCATGCCATGCTGGCTATGAATGTGTGTACGACGTTGTCGCCGATAAGGGATGGAGGGTCGGAATTGGTACACATCGGATCCGTTCTGTCATTGACGATGTCATCAAGAAGTACGATGGTGTTCCCGAGTGCAGACGAACTCCTGAATGTAGGGACTGTGCTCAATGGAAGATGTACGAAAGCAATGGCACCGAAACCACCacaacatcatcctcaccaaCCTCGACCTCCATGACTACCCGTACTCGGACCCGCACATCAACTTGTGAGACGCCCGGCTGGTGGGGTTGTCTTGACAAGACCACACCCGCCTCGACCACAACCTCGACTACGTCGACTTCTACGTCTACCTGCAAGACTCCTGGCTGGTTTGGGTGCAAGGATAAGACGACTACTGAGAGCAGCACTACAACGACCGTAGATGCTACTCCTACGACGACTTGCCATACTCCTGGAAGGTTCTGGGGCTGCCGCGATGAAGTTGAGGCCACAACAACAGCTGAACCTGGCCAGGTTACGAACGTGCCTGTTACGGCCGCGCCCACAGGTACAACGGAAGACGTTCCTAGCACGAGTGTGCCAGAAAGTCAGAGATGTCTCACTCGTAGCTGGTTTGGGTTATGCAAGGAGTGGGCTGTTGAAGACATGGAATTTGCCCCAGATGAGATGTAGGAATCGGCACTGAGAGGTCCAATTCTATCAGTAACGTCCAGACCAACTCTCGTATCTCGTACATCGATCACTGGTCGAAGCGACACGCACCTCTGCCTGTTATAGCGGCTTGGTTTCTGtttttctctctcttgtCCGGGCACTTGGCTGCGATATAGAGGGACTCGCTCAGCGGTTAGCCATGATAAGTTTAGTATTTTAGATACACTCATGTAAATCATGAGGATGGAGTTTTTGTTTGGTACACTGGAGGACACGGCGTTTGATTAGGTACGAATGGCCGGGCTACAGTTTTGAACACATGCGATCTACACATGAGACTCGCACATTTAGACGAATgaaatatattataatatcaGAATAAATTGTATTAAATTATTCACAATTTATTGTTGTACAGTGCCTCGCCAGCATGTGTCACTGGAACGCACCTATCATATTACACCGTCTGTCATGATGTCAGCAGCCTAAAAAATCCATCCAAATCTAGTCTTCTCCCTACCAAAAAACGCGTTCGTCAACCTGGCATCTTTAGCTTGAATTCCATCAGTCGACAAAACCACGACACAACACCTCTCCATTATATCAACTTGGATATCGTCTAAAATACGCAATGTGATATCTTTACGCTTATTTCGTTCCGACAATCGATAACTCGCGATGGAAACGGAATCCAAACCGTCCGATATGGGGACTCCCTTGTCTTCCACATTATCCAGCCTCAGTGACAGCGACAGTGACGCTGAAGTTTCGAAGACTGCTGGCCCCAATACCGACACCAATAGCCAGAAAAACAACGAAGACACAGTAGAATGGCTTGCTACAACTCGAAAGCGCCGTTCGACCGCCGGCAATCGAATGAAGTCGATGCTCGCCAACGAGGAACCCGATTCAGATCTCGAACTGCTTTTCGCCGAAGATGAGAACGACCAGGGTTTCTCCGATGCTGAAGAGAACGGTTCGGATGTCCAGATGGACTCTtcagacgatgaagacgagaacGACaataatgatgatgacctCGAGGGCGAGAAGGAATTGGAAAAGCAGGCCAAGGAACGTCGCGCTGCTCAGCGCAAGCGAAAGGCGCAAGAAGCCATCCCTGCCAAATTCCGCAAGAAAGTCCGTATCGACCCTACGACGAGAACGCCTGCACCTGCGAAGCCTGCGCCACGACCTAAGAAGAAATCTGAGCGCACTTCATGGCTGCCGTCTGCCGCGGACCTACCGACACGAGCCTCTTCCCGCCAAACGACTCGACTCTCCAAGGAGCAATTACATCAACAAATGGTGGAGCGAGAGGCGCGCCGGATAAAACAGTTGGCTCAAATGCAGAAGAAAGCTGCCAAGTTGGAGGCGATGAAGAAACCACCCATGACTCAGGAGGAGCGATTACGAGAGGCAGCCATTGTTGAGAAGCGCAATAGCAAGAGTTTGAATCGCTgggaggaggctgagaaacaGCGTGAGGAAGAACGTCGAGCGAAATTGGCGGCACTTCATAACAGAACGTTGAAGGGGCCTGTTATTACATTTTGGAGTGGCATTGGTGAATGGATGGGAAGGCATATGGTGATTGAGGAGCctgccaaggagaagaggaagagaggcgAGAAGGCAAAGGGTAAGGATAAAGACAAGGAGAAAGCTGGTCCAACggaggacaagaaggaggacGGTCAAAATGGCACGCCAGCTGCCAATGGCGAGATTGCCAACACCAAAGAGGGATCGCAACCTTCACAGGACAAACCACCAAGCATAGCGTCAGCAGAGCCTTTAGCAGCCTCCGATTCTAAAGACACGAACCCCGCTACTCCTACTAAACCTGTTGAAGATATCACGAAACCCACAGATGCACCTTCAACTTCAGAGACTAGCGATGCTCCTCCAGCGGTTCCCAAGACTGAAGACATCCCTTCTCCGATGACTatgccaccaccacctcaaCCGCCGCCTACACCTCCAAGCAGTTTGGCTGCTCCAGCTCCTCCAACATCGACCTTCGTGCCAGCTCCAAGCCCTCCTCGAGCTCAGGATCCTCCACCAAGTGGCCTCGCTGCACCACCCCCGCCTCCACCTACGCCCGCTGGGTCAGCATCAACGACAAATTCCTTCGTGGCTCCTCCGTCAGGACTATCTCGTCCACCAGATTCTAAACCATCTGGCGTTCTAGCAGCGCCTATActtgctcctcctccaggTATTGGTATCAGCGGAAATGCACCCCCTATGATGGGCTACGGCAATCCCAAATCCAATGTCCTGGCACCACCAAATACGTCTCAAGGGGCCATGCCTCCTACACTCGCTGCAACTGCTCCTCTTCATAACACTCCGTCAACTATCTCACCCCCTCCATCAAAACCTTCAACAGGAGTTACACCCATATCTTCTACAACAAATATTCAACCCAAAACTATCACGCCCGCTCTCCCTACCAAATCTACCAGTCCCGACACTCCCGCTGTAACCCAAGCCCCCGACTCTCAAactcaacctcctcagccttcaACCGGAGCCCGCAATGCCATAGTCTTCCAAAACTTTGACGACAACGCCCTCAAGGATCGTAGCATTCAGACGCAGATCATCTTTGGCCGCAAGATGAATAAGCTTTCCAGTAAGTTTACATGGATCTTCAATAAACGTCACGTTCTCTAACCATGTTCAGAACCTTCTCCTGCGCCTCTCTGCGTAATCACAAATCATCCCGCTCGGTATCGGGATCCGCGTACCGGTCTTCCTTATTACAATGCCTATGCGTATCGGGAGATCCAACGCCTTACCCGAGGCGAGTACCGATGGAGCCATATCCTTGGTGCTTGGGTCGGTAGCGGAACATATGCTGCACGAGGCGTCCCCGAACGCTTCCTGAACCCTGACAAGAAGGGGCCTGAGAAGAAATCTACACCTGACGAGGGCATTAAGGGCAAAGATGCTGTCCAGGCCCCGGATCAAGCCCAGGACCCCCAAACAAATACCCCTGATGTTCCGTCGGGTATCCCGACTACTGGGCACAAGATGACTGGGGTTGGGCAAGGGGCTTCCGCACCACCAAACTCTGAGCCTAATCAGACGATACAACCCAAGATTGCGCCACCGGCAGTCACTCAGCCTACGAAGACTACGAATACAACGGCCGCAACACCAATAGCGCCAAATACTACTCCTGCTTCTGAGCCAAAAGCTCAAGCTCCAACAAACCCTCAATCAACTACCACAGGAAATCCCCCAGCACCACTTCAGACAGCTCCATAGTATTCGAGACGAATTGCATAGATCACTGTATATAGTACTTCTACTGGATAGATACAGGGCTGTTGAATCACAGGAATTGGCATGATAACACGACAGCAACTACAATATGTACCACTATGTATGAACACAACATTTTGACAGCACAAAAGCACAGCTGAGATTATTCATCGTTTGACGCGTTAACAGAAGTGTGTTAACTGGTAAAACTAGTGTTGTAGGTTGGTTATAATTGTGTCTTATCTCATCTATCAAGATTGTGCCACTTGCCGATCGCTGTCATCTACATACACATGCAGATGAGAGCAAATCAGTCCAAACCCCAATCCTCCCCTTAGGTCCAAGATTCGTGTTTCGATAACTGCCGTGTCGTCCGTCTCATGAGCCATACCACCCTTCCCTCACATACTCCTTTAGAATTCCTTTGTTACACGGCCGTCTATTTCGATTCGCCCAGATCCTTTTCTTATTACCCCTCGGGGATTGTTGTATGTTTGACATCTCGTTGAGCTGCCTATGCTTGCGCCATCCCCTCTTGTTCCTTCTAAAACGCCAAATGCAAATCCCGCTGTGTTATGTTCATCAAATGTTGAACCCAAATTTTTTGAAAACCAGTATGAAACGCCGTCGAAACAATGTTGATCATAGAGTGTGGTAGGCGCTGAAGCCAAAAATTAAGTTGTATCGCATCAGATAGTATGTGAGTATGTTGTAGCTGACTAGTTGGCCTTGGAGCCAATAACGTCAACCATCCAGCCCAGCTCGGCCGCAAAGTCATCCAGGCCGGTATCGATAGGCGCACCGAGGA belongs to Fusarium oxysporum Fo47 chromosome V, complete sequence and includes:
- a CDS encoding YL1 nuclear protein-domain-containing protein; the encoded protein is METESKPSDMGTPLSSTLSSLSDSDSDAEVSKTAGPNTDTNSQKNNEDTVEWLATTRKRRSTAGNRMKSMLANEEPDSDLELLFAEDENDQGFSDAEENGSDVQMDSSDDEDENDNNDDDLEGEKELEKQAKERRAAQRKRKAQEAIPAKFRKKVRIDPTTRTPAPAKPAPRPKKKSERTSWLPSAADLPTRASSRQTTRLSKEQLHQQMVEREARRIKQLAQMQKKAAKLEAMKKPPMTQEERLREAAIVEKRNSKSLNRWEEAEKQREEERRAKLAALHNRTLKGPVITFWSGIGEWMGRHMVIEEPAKEKRKRGEKAKGKDKDKEKAGPTEDKKEDGQNGTPAANGEIANTKEGSQPSQDKPPSIASAEPLAASDSKDTNPATPTKPVEDITKPTDAPSTSETSDAPPAVPKTEDIPSPMTMPPPPQPPPTPPSSLAAPAPPTSTFVPAPSPPRAQDPPPSGLAAPPPPPPTPAGSASTTNSFVAPPSGLSRPPDSKPSGVLAAPILAPPPGIGISGNAPPMMGYGNPKSNVLAPPNTSQGAMPPTLAATAPLHNTPSTISPPPSKPSTGVTPISSTTNIQPKTITPALPTKSTSPDTPAVTQAPDSQTQPPQPSTGARNAIVFQNFDDNALKDRSIQTQIIFGRKMNKLSKPSPAPLCVITNHPARYRDPRTGLPYYNAYAYREIQRLTRGEYRWSHILGAWVGSGTYAARGVPERFLNPDKKGPEKKSTPDEGIKGKDAVQAPDQAQDPQTNTPDVPSGIPTTGHKMTGVGQGASAPPNSEPNQTIQPKIAPPAVTQPTKTTNTTAATPIAPNTTPASEPKAQAPTNPQSTTTGNPPAPLQTAP
- a CDS encoding Alpha/Beta hydrolase protein, with the translated sequence MVNTVMTTNRHSRLSGFRCASTGRVTAALLLSFLAFSPSSAHNNIGDRFHDDVLLPPGPALPVSPEVPAPAEHTFSLRHIYHHGTHLHPGLHRKRDVFHDESRVYLAAEDEYGEYDVSRLKAKSRSQTIQRLVDRRPSVVDPMVAESRQRGYAAVLDASAWTMDQVSSPDIKDKDTVLTLAIMTANAYVKDETETDWEDVGERWNRSADFGWESDGLRGHIFVDDTNSTIVIGLKGTSMAVFDGEGTTTNDKVNDNLFFSCCCAQQGQWTWHQVCDCATGTYSCNNTCVVQALREENRYYGAARELYSNVTELYPDAQVWLTGHSLGGAVTSMLGMTYGLPVVTFEAVPEALPASRLGLPVPPGASADYPQMRENTGTFHFGHTADPVYIGTCNGATASCTYGGYAMESACHAGYECVYDVVADKGWRVGIGTHRIRSVIDDVIKKYDGVPECRRTPECRDCAQWKMYESNGTETTTTSSSPTSTSMTTRTRTRTSTCETPGWWGCLDKTTPASTTTSTTSTSTSTCKTPGWFGCKDKTTTESSTTTTVDATPTTTCHTPGRFWGCRDEVEATTTAEPGQVTNVPVTAAPTGTTEDVPSTSVPESQRCLTRSWFGLCKEWAVEDMEFAPDEM